In the Pongo abelii isolate AG06213 chromosome 9, NHGRI_mPonAbe1-v2.0_pri, whole genome shotgun sequence genome, agtatgaaagagagagaaatctcGTCTTTCATCATAGGAAATCAACATGATatctaaaattgaaaaacataaaaagcagcAATATAAGGATTTGGTATTAAAAGTGGCTCTGGGGTACAGTGGAGACAGAGGAGGTATCCTATATTTGGTTGCAAGCCTTGTAGAACGATTTAATACTATAAAACAATGCACATTCAACTTCCATAAAATTAACACCACAACGTAATCCATTTTTAAGGCCTGCAAAACCAAACCAAGACAAAAGCAACCTTATGCTCCAAATAAAACCCTGAATTTTTCTACTTGCTCTTCAAATTAAAATTTGCTGAATTTGATTTCATCTGTAAAGTTAGTTATTAGTTTGTTATTTTGTGAATACAAAAGAGCTTGGAAACTACAATGTgcttaataatagtaataattcacAATGTGAAAGTTGGGAACCCTCAGTATTTACTTGTTCAATCACGTTGCGTGTGTGTAGCAGGGAGCACGACGCGACAGGCACAAGGCTGCGTGTAACCAGCGACGGTGCCTTGCACTCACCTGCACACCGGTTCCACTTCTAACTTTTCTGTTCTGGGCAGTGATCTATTCTGTCGGCTTGGGACCAGACTTCTGAGTCCACATTCCAACGGTGCCGCTTCCTAGCTATGAGGCCTCATGCAGTTTCCTTAGCTTTTTCTGAATGTTGGATTCTCTGGGAGTAGTAAAGCCTCTCTTGCCAAGCTCGTGTGAGAAATTAACAAGAAATTAACGAGAAATTAATGGAAAGTCCTTTGCTTTGGTCAATGATAATAATAACCCCAGCCTCATAACTTCAGCACCTTCTTTGGCACGCGGGTTACCTAGGGCCTCGGAAAGCCGGCTGGGGGCGGGGAGAATCGGCAGTCACTATGGCAACCCGAGACGCCTCGCATGCTGGGCTGCCTGCGACTGAGCTGAGAAGGAAACCGTGCCCGGGGCTCTCAGAAGACCGCTGCGGCATGACAGGCGAAGAGGCGGTGGTGGTGACCGCAGTGGTGGCGCCCGAGGCGGGTCGCGAAGAGGAGCAGCCTCCGCCGCCAGCAGGGCTGGGGTGTGGGGCGCGCGGGGAGCCCGGCCGCGGCCCCCTAGAGCACGGCCAGCAGTGTGAGTTCAGCTCCCGCCGCGGACGCTACGGGGAGGAGGGGCGTGGAGAACGAGTGACAGGGCAATTGGGGGAAACCGCAGTGGGACTGGCTGAGAAGGTTTGGGGCAGGGGAGATGGAGCTGCCGCTTTTGGCAGAGCCAGAGATGATGACACTGTGGCAGAAAGCATAGGTTCATCTTTCCAAGCCCTCCTTCCCGATAGCCTGCCTGAATTCAGGGTCTGGGCATCAGCTCCAATTTAATCTGTAGTGGCGTTATTCTGAAAggaattaacacacacacacatttatatgtataccattttatacacacatttgtgtatgtatatgtgtgtgtatgtatgtatgcgtACACACCCTTAGAAACACGCAGTTCATTTTGCCagttatttcattttacagatgcggAAACTGAGATCTAGACCAGAGGAAAGAGACTTGCCACAGCCAGTCAGTGCAGGCGAAATACTAAAATCACTTTTAACTTCCATCTCTTGGACTCTCAGTCTACAATTACCCAATCCTTTTAGAATCTCATAATTATGGGCCACATTTTAACGCACTGTTCTTTGCTCTCTGCCCTGCCAAACACACAATATTCAAATAGGTAAAGACAGTTCTGGCCCACAGCCATAATGGAAGTGGTGGTAATTTGAGTCCTAGCCAGGTCGTTATTCACCCATACTGTTTCATGGATTAACAGATATTTCACAGCCTCTTGCACCCCCAGGTCTCCAGTAGGTGCTAAGGAATGATGGTTAGAATAATAAGCCAGAGGAACAGAGTAGTTTCCAGCCCTCCTGCAGCACCTCCTTGATTGCATCTCTGGAGAGCAGACGGGGGTTCTCCAAGATTCCTCTGCGCTGGGGGGCCCCAGGAGGGAGGGTTGGGCTGAAGCACCTCTGTACTTGTGCTTGGTGGACCACACACTGTCCTCCCCAGAGACCTCATTAAAAAGTTACAGAACTACTGCCTCCTGGTGAAAGGGGCCTCTTCCCTGGGCATCAGCTCCAGTATGACTATGAAATGTCATACCTTTTGTTATTATCAGCAGCATGCAGAGGCCTTGCTTAGAGCACATAAATTCAGTATACTTGGGTAATGGAGATTCTTTGCTCCTACTtaaaattattatgattattattatttttagacagctctgttgccaggctggaatgcagtggcatgatctgggctcactgcaactcaacctgggttcaagcaattctcatgcgtcaacctcctgagtagctgagattacaggcacacaccaccatgcccggctaatgttttcgcatttttagtagagacagggtatcgccatgttggtcaggctggtcttcaactcctggcctcaagtgatccactcacctcagcctcccaaagtgctgggattacaggcatgagccaccgcacccggcctcctaCTTCAGATTCTATCAGGAAACTTCTCCATTAAAGATGCTAGTATCTAAGTTTCTTTAGTCCTGTGGCTCTAGGAGTAACAGGTGGGATTAACATTCACTCATCAGTTTAACATATATTGAGTCTTTACTACATGCCAAGCATTGCACAAGTTTCAGGGAAAGAACTAATGACTTAAGGCAGGTGTCCAAACTTTCACAAGCTCACAAAGTTGGGGTGGGAAAATGAAAgagttcctgcctcagcctccctcagaaCCTCCTTTTAGGGCCTCACCCTAAGTAGAGACAGGCTGTTCACACAAGCACAAAGTACGCAGTCAATTTTTCAAATGTCTGTAATTATTGGAAAAGTCTTCAGTTTCTTTACAGTTTCTATTCCCTAATCACAGGCCTGCTCTCAAACACGAAGTGGGGTTGTTTGCCATGTAAACATCCTTGAATTATATTAAGGCAGCTCTTTGAGCACCAACCAAATCTTTCATAGACTTAATGTcacctttattttttatgtattttatttttgcctttttttttttttttttttttttttcagaccgagtctcactctgttgcccaggctggagtacagtggcgcgatctcggctcatcgcaacttccctttcccgagttcaagcaattctttggcctcagccttccaggttgctgggaccacaggcacgcaccatcatgcctggctaatttttgtatttttagtagagatggggtttcaccatgttggtcaggctggtcttggactcctgacctcaagtaatctgcccaccttagcctcccaaaatgttgggattacaggtgtgagccaccgtgcctggccaatgtcACCTTTAAGATCACTTGTAGTGCTCTAACCTGGCTGGCTGGCCACTTCTTCCAACAATCTCCAGTGTATCATATCACTGAAACCTATATTCTAGGTATGAACAAATTATTAGTAGAGTGCGGTGGATCTATAACTATGGGTTGTAATAaactatacataatttttaataaccCTAGGAGCTTGGGAGACTCAGGTAGGTGTGGCTTCTCATTTTCATGATTTTAGTTTTATGACTTAAGGAAGCTACTTTCTCAactataaaacaggaataattaTACTTGCCCATAGGTCAttgtgagaaagagaaataataatatatataagatgCAATTGTTATTAGCTctcagcaaaaaaacaaaaaacaacaacaacaaaacccccaaaaaccTGGAATAATATTGTGTCAAAAGAAATTCTGGAATAATACTGTTCTTAGTCATCCTTCTCAGTGATCACAGCTTCTCATCGTCTATACACACAAGACATCTATCGACCAATCCACTCAAAATACTGGTAAAGATCAACATCAAACTGCTATGGTAGAGTTTGtagaattttctttctctctctctttcccttccttctttctttttttaatttgctttcccttcctttcctttccctttctccttttctttcctttttcctttcctctttcctttcccctttcctttcttttgtcctttctcctttccttccctttttcctttcctctcctctcctttccttcctagccAAGTTTGTGAAAACTTTTTCTGCCTGAAagttctccctcctctcccctcctttcctttcttcttctgagcagGAGATATTTGCCCGTACTAGCTCCTTAGTACTCTCCCAATTACCACAATTCTTCAAATCACCTTTAGTGatttcttctgtacattttcctAGCACCAGGGCTGAAATTTTTCAGGAGACCTGAACTGAGAGCAGTtggtcttttcctttctgttgttCTGTTATAGGCTTAGTTTTCTTCCTAGCCAAGTTTGTGAACCCTTTTTCTGCCTGAAGATCATGATTTAACAGATTAAACCAAAGTTAGGCTTCAGTAATGCTGATCCCATATTTTATTCATATGACTTCCAACTTTGGGGATACAAGAATGAGACCCTGAAAGTATGTAATTCTAACTTTTTCATGTCTGAGGGTGTGTCTGGGTCTTCATGACCAGGAGTGACCTGGGATCACTGCCGGAAGCAGCAGGTCTCTTGCCCCATTTGTGCCAGTCTGCATCCCCGTCAAATTGACTCACTTGTGTTGTTTATTGATTAGTCTGGAAAAGATGAGATACCTGCCCATATATATGTGAGTTTAAAATCAAGTCATAAACAACTAAAGTATTTGGTTGTTTAGGTTTTCATTGGTTCCTTGAATTGAGCTTTTGGGTACTGAGATTAGAACTATCGGTTCACTGACATTCACAGTGACTGTATAACTGCATTGACAGAAACGCACACAGTCTTTAGTTAGAGCTCCAATTTATTAGTGCTTAGTTCTAACTGAACAcacatttgttgagcatttattATTATGCCAAGCTCTGTTCTAAGACTCTGATGAACTGAAGAGACaacatccctgccctcatggggtTTGTGATCTGGTAAAGAAGATATATATTAAATGAATAGCTACACAAATAATTGTGTATAAAAAATGAAGCTGTATCCAAATTGCaataagtaaaatgaaagaataaaggagGGTGCCATGATAAAAAGTCATTTCCAGATTGTGGAGTAAGGGAAAGTTTTCCTAAAAAACTAATGTTTAAGCCAAGACCTAAAATTTGAGTAGAAGTTACATAGGCAAAACCAGGAGAAAGGCAGCTCAGGTAGCaaaaacagcatgtgcaaaggtagGAATGAACAGAAGGGCCATGTGGCTGGAGctcagagagcaagagagagaggctgACAGGAGAGACTGGGGATATGGGTAGGCCCAATAGCACAGAGctcttttgtttctctggagttCTGACATCTGGGCTGAGCAGAAGAAATGTAGCTACAGTGTTTCTAACAAACAATTCAGTCCTTGACTGTAGTAGTCATGTCCTATAGGTCCAGATTTAAAGGCCAGGGAAAAGTACTATCTCCATAAGTGATTCACTACTACAATTcagtttcaatcttttaaaatgacGATTTTAAAATGCTGAGATTTTGTTCTCTCTTCTGTACCTGGATTGCAAGCTCTATACACACATCTGTCTTATTCATTGCTCTGTCTTCAGCCCCTAGCCAAATGCCTGTCACAGAGTAGGTCTTTAATAAGAGTTCATTGAATAAATGAGTGCAAGTTTTCTTGAAGCTAATGAGAAAACtttatctatttcttcataaCACCTAAAAGAGGTACCTGAAACTTACCCTGCAAGTTCAGGAATTACATGAAAACGTGAAGTCCCAAAAGAACCTAAACTAAAGTTTCCATGGAAGAGATCTTTCCAAGATAGAGCCTTCAGGGCAAATTGTCTGATATTTGTATGGAATaacatgtcttcttttaaaaaaattgttaacatGTAGATATAATGGCTAGAAGATTGGGCAGAATTTATACTAAGTAATTGATTTTGTTAATGCCTTTATAGGGAAGAAATTTTTATATTGTGAGCCACATAAGAGAATTAAGGAAGTACTGGAAGAAGAACTTTATATTAAGAGAGATGAATGCCACATTAAAAATCCAATTGCAGGTAATCTCAGTGACAAATGAAGTATGTTTGTGAAATGAATATGAAATTGCCTACTCGATAacagtattttattataaaaccatactattgaaataaaaataagtttttggaAAGTTCTTGAACTAGTTTATAATTAATTTGCTTATGTCCAAATAAACCTtcatatctagaaaaaaaaaatgggctgggcacggtggctcacacctgtaatcccagcactttgagaggccaaggtggatggatcacgaggtcaggacattgagaccatcctggctaacacggtgaaaacccgtctcaactaaaaacacaaaaaattagccgggcattttttttgtcccagctactcgggaggctgaggcaggagaatggcgtgaactggaaggcggagcttgcagtaagccaagatggtgccactgtactccagcctgggtgacagagcaagactccatatcaggaaaaaaaaaaaaagagctagatATCAATATGTACTTTGCTGTCCCACTTTCTTGGTGGAGTTATTTCTATTTAATGACGTGTACAATTTTTTCCAACTGCCTGAAAAACACAATAATATCTTTAATCTTTATCAATATAGGTATGACAAGTAACAGTGGTTTCCAAACTTTAGATTtacatcagaattacctgggagcttgttaaaagCAGATTGCTGAGCCCCACCCCTAGCATATCTGGCACAGTACGTCTGCAGTGGAGCCCAAGAATTTGGATTTCTACAAAGTTCCCAGGTGAtattgatgctgctggtccagtaCCCGACTTTGCAAATCACTGACTCAGCAGAACCTAAGTCATTTACATGGTCAGATCATCCAAGGATTTCATCCCATAGAGGATCTGAGCATTGATAGCTCTTATTGATGGTTCATGTGTGAAAGAGATGCTCTAGGAGCCCCAGAATCCCAGATGTTAGTTTGAAACTGCTGGCGCCCTTCATTTTCATGGTTCCTTCTCAACGATTATTAGATGCATATTTCATGCTCTCCAAAtcatcagatttttattttgacacTCTTGGGTATCAGCAGTTGCtagaagaaataacaaaactATTACATAGACTCCTTCATTTGTGGAGAATTGTTGGTCAACCTGCAAGTGAGGTCTAAATTCACTAAGGATTCCTAAGAGAGAGGCTGCAGGCCCAGAAGTCCATCATTTCGGATTACATGATGTATGTTGTGcccacttcactttttttttttttttttttttggttggagtctcgctctgtcacccaggctggagtgcagtgacacgatctctgctcactgcagcctctgcctcctgggttcaagcgattcttctgcctcagcctcctgagtagctgggattacaggcacacaccaccatggcccaggtaatttttgtatttttagtggagatggggtttcaccatgttgatcaggttggttttgaactcctgccctcgtgatctgcccgcctcggcctcccaatgtgctgggattacaggcatgagccaccacggctggccccACTTTACATTTCTAAAGCAGACATAGAAACTCCTTTGGGTCTTCTTGTATGACCCATTCTTATAAAAGGAGAGACCAATAAAATGGTGAAATTTGCTCCcataatatcttcaagtaaaGTTTTAAACTCTATTTTGAACTTAATGAATGGATGCAGAATAACCTACTGCATTTCAGCTGGGAAGCCCAGCCTACATGTACTATTTTCCtgatgtttaacatttttttctaagtctATACTGTTATATTCTGGATTTatcttcattgttttaaaaatctacataaaaGCTAGTTTATACACTAGCTGTATGTTGTATTATTCTTATTGGATACATTAGATTGTGAGACAGTCTGAGTGAATGGGATGTATCATTTGgtttataaaaattcattttcctaAGCAATCTTTTCAAAtatcctttatataaaatgaagaCTGTCTgggctgctttttaaaataacatccaCTAGAGGTCGCACAGAGGTACTATTTTAGCCTAGAAAAATCTTTCAATGCTGAGAATAGATTCTATAAATTTGGGTTTTAAAATGATCTACTTACGGGAAATcctgctctttttaaaatgtatatcatGGCTAGAAGCCACATACCATTGGCCAGAACAGGGAATTAGCATCTAGAGAGGGTGCCACACTCTTCCAGCTCAGCCTCAGAGCCTAGAGGCCAGCCACTGGACCTTTGCTTCTAATTCAGTTTGCAGTGACCCCTCCTTTATATATCTGATGACAGCCATGGTTTCTTTTCCTGGAAGACACAGCTTgtcacatacatacatgcaaaaCTTTTAGAGAATTGTGTGGTTCCTATAGCTGctatttttaaagtacatgttAACCATTTTCTCCTCCCCTTTACTTCTCCTTTGCTACTTCACCTATTCTAATTAGGCATTTGTTCCCGTGAGTCCAGGGAAACTGTTCTTTCCAAGATTGCAAATGGCCTTCCTTTTGAAGGTCAAATCCAATGATCCCTCCAACAAACTCAACCTCTCTGTAACATCTGATGTAGttgcttcctccttccctctaaAAACACTTCCTTAGCTTGGCCTGTAGGTCACAATGCTccaatttcctggttttgctcCTACCTCTTTAGctattctttctccatcttctttGCTGGCCCTCCTTCCTCCTAGCCTGTATAATTTAGAGGCTCAGTCACAGGCTCTTTTCTCTACCTATCCTCACACCGTGGGAGATCTAGCCCTATTGGGCTAATGACTccagcattttttatttctaccctATACTTTTCCCCTTAAATCCTAAAACCTACTTGATTCTCCACTTGGATGTCGAATAGGCCTCTCAACCTTAAGATGTCCAGAACCGAAGTCTTATTCTCTATTTCCAGGCTTTTAAAAAACCCATAGGTCTTTCCCATATCATGAGATGGTACCACCAAACACCTAGAAGTCAAGTCCTCAAACTCCATATCCAGTCTATCAGCCAATCCTGTTGAATTCAGTATATATCCTAAATCCCCCACCAGCACCGTTGCCAAGCCCCTGTCACCTTTTTGCAGGCCTGGCAATAGCATCCTATAACAGCCTCTGCTACTGCCCCTGCTACTGTTAATTCTCTAAACTGAAACCAGAGGGATCTTTTACAAACATAAATCGTTACATGTCACCTCCATGCTTAAAGCTCTGATGGCTTTTTATTATTCTGAGACTAGATTTCATGCTCCTATGGCCAGCTCACCTCTCTGATCTCATCTCTTATACTTTCCCACTCCACTTTAATCACACAGGCTTTCTTGACATTCTGGAACGTGCCAAATCCATTTTCACCCCTCAGGACATTTAAAGGTCACCCAGACATTCAGATATCTTCCTCTCTCTTCATTCAGGCTTCAATTGAATATGCCATcttctcagagaggcctttccGCTCCACCAGGTCAAAATAGAAATTGTCCTCCAGGTCACCTTCTAATCCCTAtactgctttcttctttctcctgttttctaTTGCTACCTGAAATTTTATGCAGACAGTCCCCAACTTATCGTGGTTCAACTTATGATTTTTCAATGtgatggtgtgaaagtgatacaTGTCAGTAGGAACCCTACTTCAAATTTTGAATGTTGCTCTTTTCCTGGGCTAGCGATATGCCTTATGATTCTCCTTTGCAATGCTGGGCAGTGGCCATGAGCCACAgcttctagttagccattctaatgtaagtgttctgagcaacTACATCagatgtttaaggtaggctaggccaAGCTGTGATGTTTGGCAGGTTAGGTGTATGAAATGCATTTAct is a window encoding:
- the C9H11orf97 gene encoding uncharacterized protein C11orf97 homolog isoform X2 codes for the protein MATRDASHAGLPATELRRKPCPGLSEDRCGMTGEEAVVVTAVVAPEAGREEEQPPPPAGLGCGARGEPGRGPLEHGQQWKKFLYCEPHKRIKEVLEEELYIKRDECHIKNPIAVALEGIWSIKRNLPVGGLKPGLPSRNSLLPQAKYYSRHGGLRR
- the C9H11orf97 gene encoding uncharacterized protein C11orf97 homolog isoform X1, with amino-acid sequence MATRDASHAGLPATELRRKPCPGLSEDRCGMTGEEAVVVTAVVAPEAGREEEQPPPPAGLGCGARGEPGRGPLEHGQQWKKFLYCEPHKRIKEVLEEELYIKRDECHIKNPIAVALEGIWSIKRNLPVGGLKPGLPSRNSLLPQAKYYSRHGGLRSKTLMPLTSTEAPEGLYSLQTSG